The following DNA comes from Triplophysa dalaica isolate WHDGS20190420 chromosome 10, ASM1584641v1, whole genome shotgun sequence.
tttgctCCTTGTTGAAATAATGATATGTGTTAGTTTGTGCTGAAACGTACTCTGACTGAGAGTTTGAATGGCTGTGCGCTTTGATTTTCGGAATCGGATGTATTTATAAAGTATAAGAAgagcatataaaaaatattctagTATGAAGTATGTTTTCGTTCCTCAGCTGGAACAGCGTGAAACTGGTATAGCTATTCATTAAATGTGTAGCTTGAAGGCACTGTAAAAcacttttgataaaaacaaTGCCTTAATGTAGATGAATGTGATGGGAAAAAAGCGCCACGTTTTACAATAAACCGGGAACACACCCGGGACGTGCGGTTTATTGTCAAAATTCCGCGCAGATCAACAATAACTGAACTGCTGAATAAGAAATAACGTTACTGTTACTAAAATAACACGTGCCTTCTACCCAATcgtatatttgtatatattagTTTACCTGTACATACCTGTACATTTATGTATAGATCTGCTAGTAAGTAAGTAAAGATGTGTCAGcttttaccttttttgtgtttcaggtgtgtttggtgttgatgcagatgaagtgacgtcagtgtcagtgatggagggagattctgtcactcttcACACTAATCTAACTCACATACAGACAGATGTACAGATACTCTGGACTTTTAAACTAAACACTCGTTTGGCTGAAATCATTAAAAGGGAACAgatgaacattttttttgttagtgAGGATGTGATATTCAGAGATCATCTACAGATGAacaatcagactggatctctaaccatcacaaacatcaaaactgaacacactggactttatcaactacAGATCATCAgtgacaagatctcatacacaAGTTTTACTGTTATTGTCCATGGTGAGCAATGTACAATTATTGAAAATGTTCATCTATAGGTTTCTGTAAGTAACGTGTCTTTTCCCATCTGTCATGTCATCCAGCTCGTCTGgctgttcctgtcatcatcagAGATTCTTCTCAATGTTTttcatcatcagaaagatcttcagtgtcaaaatgtgtgttgttgtgttcagtgatgaatgtgacacatgtgagtctctcctggtacaaaggaaacagtttattgtccagcatcagtgtgtctgatctcaacatcagactctctctacctctggagttGGAATATCAAGACaacaacacatacagatgtgtggtgtCCAATCCGGTCAGCAACCAGACTCAACATCTAGACATCAATGAACTCTGTGAGTCATGTTCAGGTAAGAGATTAGTTAAATGAGTGTCTGGTTGGTCAAACTCATCTTTAATGTCTGTTTCCTTGGTTGAAGTCAAACATTGAtaagtttaatttttaaatatgttcattACAGCACACATTCAGAATCCATATTTGGTGGGAATCACAGTTTTTCTGGTAATGCTGGTTGTGGCGACTGCAGCTGTGAGTGTAATGTGGTTTCTCTACAACAGGAAAACTAGACACAGAGGTAAGTATTAagtgtttttaattgtattaactTAGTCTTTTGTGCAAGAAAGTGTGGAGTGAAAACTGTGATTATTATTGAAAACAGTTCAGACTCGTGATGAAGAAGAGATTCATTATGCAGAAACAACATTTAGTGCACGCCATATTGAGATTCCGGTAAGAGATTGTGTTGCTGTGTGCATCTGTATATTGCTATTTGAGACCCTGTGGTTTCTGTCAAAGCTTTAGTacatacaagaaaaaaatgtgctgCTTGCGCTCCTTTTGTAAGTGCATGATGCTGCATCAGGCGTCAAGCTATCTTAAGATATGTTGATGCTTGCTTAGCGCTTGTGCTGTAGGCTAAATAAATACCTTAGTGAGTTGTGACTACACTCGAACCACACAGATATAACAGAATTTGTGAACTTGTAAAATCTCCGAGAAGAAACAGAATGCAAATTCTGCCAACTAGTTAACCAAAGTTAAAAGAATGAATCGAATTAAATAGAAATTTTGTACAAAATGACACGATTTGTCTGTCTTGTCTCTAGGCTTTTGTTATTTAGTCTGGCTTTAGTCCAAGTGTGTAATGTCTGTGCAGCTCTACAAaggcaaaacattttaacaacgAACACAGTTTGTATTTTTCACGCACTGATTTATAGCAAAGCTAACCCAAACCAATGTAATTACTCGGCATTGAGAGGTAACTTGTTTTAGTCTCATGTGTCTTGTCTCATGTGTCTTGTGtcatgtgtttttacagaaagctgatgaacacacagtgtACTCAAGTGTTTTTTGAGTTGACGTCATCCTCATATCATCTTCATTATGAACCAGacatttatgttgatataacacatattcagtcaaaatataattaatccaaaaattcaattttttacattattgtacgttgttatgtttgtatttatttatttcgtaattaatgtaaactgtaattcatgtttttttataaataaatgatccacaaatataaaatattgggATTTTGGAGTTTGATAGCTTCTTCGGCcattttactgttgttttcaCGATCTATTGACTTTTTAGTGGTCtttgtaaagtaaagtaaaaaataattggATGACACAAAGGAGAATAagtaagaaatattttgtttggactttaaaatttaaaaagatgtaaaatatGACTAAACAAGCACTGAGattaaaattaagatttttcatAGTGTACGCCTTTACAATTGTCACATTCACCAGCTGGAGTGCCCTCTTaaatccactagagggcactccCCTCATTCCCCGAACTGTCATTGCACACTACATCTCCCATAACCCTTTGCTGGACTCATTATGTTGAACATCCTCACCTGTTACTTTAAACATGTCACTTCTGTCTACATAAGCCTGCTCTGTTCTTTCATCGTTGCCAAGTCttgcttttttgttacattgcatttctaAGCATTCTCAGCTATTGGAGTACTTGTGTTTGACCTTGGATTGTATATTGTTTGTGAATCTCTACTGCCTGCTCTGACCGTTGTATTATTAAAGCTGCATTTAGGTCTTCAACCCTTGAAGTATTAGAGCAATGCGTAACAGTAGTATAGTAACACCTTAATTTTTTTAGCGATTGGATTTTTTGATTCCTGGTTGATGTGGATGTATTTAGATCAAATTCTCATGTATTAATACTCTTCTCAGTTATCTTAAGAATACAGACTACTATAAATTGCAATGCCTAGTCTCCCTTAAAAAACTAAGTTAAATATATTATGCTGTACATGCACACATGGCTTATATTTCAAAATGCCTGTGTTCATGGCCATTCTACCTTGGGAATGACTAGCTGGGATAAGGTCTAGCACATGGACATACATAAGTTTGGTGTTTTCAAAGAtcaaaatatgtaaatagaAGACAATGTTGAACTTATTGAAAACATAAACCTTTATTTGTCTACTACAAACTGTAAAAACTAATTGTGCTATGTAGGACTTAAAGTGGTTCTTTGGCTCGTGATCATAGTGGTACCTCTTTTATCCCTATATAGCACCAATAATTTGAAAACCGAAAGAGGTTCTATAAAAAGTAGGTACAATATGTGCTATATATATCACTTAAattggttcccctatgattacgagccaGATTAGTACTTTTAGTGTTTCATAGCACCATTTGTTCATGCCGATAATGTTATTAACTCGTTTTAAGTGTAATCTGAACATGATCTTAAGGCTCACAGGTAGCTAGCATGTCTTCTTACTGTAAAGTAAGCAAATCAaattaattaatacaaaatatattaaaataaataaataatttagaaaataaaagtggTGAATTAAGTTACCATGTACTATACGCTTACATATACGTACAGGACTTTTTTTATCTGATAAGTAATGGGAAAAGGAGAAGAACACGTTTGGCAGGTGGAATTGAACTTCTATAACTTCACCAGGCAGTGGTCGCACCACTATTCCAAAAGTGGTGGGGCAAATTTTGATcctgaaatatgtaataaaattgCAGGATGTGCACATGCAAAGTAGATGAAGCGACCTTGAAAAAGGTGATTTTATTGCGATTTAAGCTTAGCAAACCCAAGTTATGGTACAGTTCATGTCAGGTTTAATTATTGTTGgactgtttaattgtgatttttgccagcgatttaaaaaatcctttttaaatcctttttgatgtattcatacccATCTAATACGAGCCCTGTGcccgtatgatgggtcccaaggatgtcgtgtagatggaaaaagcagcggtccatgCACTGATCCCTGAGGGACTTCATTGATCTTATGGTGAGAAGTGCACAGCAAGCTGAAGAAAGGAAAAGCAGATCATCAGTTATTTATTGCTCCTAAATTCACAGTCACAGGGGAAGTGCAGATTGAGAGGAAAATTATTCACCATGAGCAAACTTTATCAGGTGCTTTCGTTGAAAACACCCATTAGCAGGTCCTTTGAACGTAAGCGATTTATAATTAGCCTACAGCAAAAAGCCCAGCAAGACGTCTTGTGTTATCAAACAGACAAAGGCAAATGAACCTTAGATCTGCTTTGCATCATTTACGCATTTTttaatttggcagatgcttttatcttaCAGACCATTTCAATCAAACTCATGACCTTTGCATTGACCTTAGGCCCCAGTTACACTGCAGCTCTTGATACGCAATTCTGATTTGTTGCCTATATCTGATTTTTTCGACCGTCCATTTACATGTACTTTCAATTGTGACACAAGTCCGATTTACTTGTTTACACTTGCCAAACGATTTGAAACATTGCGCATGCGATTGTTTTTTGGCGGATGAGGACAAAGAAAGCCATCATATGCTTTGATTGTATCCTCCTCGACCATTGAGAGGAATATCTGGGTGCGAGAGAGATCTCAGGACTGGTCAAACGTCATAAAACTGCGGACAAGTACCAAATTGTCACCATTTTAATTAGGTACATACCACAGAAAATCCGATCTCCCTTTTAAACATGACTGTCACATTGACATCAACCTTATCCGATTTATTTCCAAATATGAATGAGGCCTGAAACTGATCTCGAAATCCGAATGCATTcgttttttttcctgtttacaCTATGGTGGGTCATATCTGATATGTGTCACATTGGAGGAAAAAATTTGGTCACATTTAAATCGCAGTGTAAACGGGGCCCCTAGAGTTGTTTGTGCAATGCTTTGCTTTcactacactctaaaaatattGGGTTCTTTCAACCCATCATtggttaaaaaacacacaaacccaaCATTTGCGTAAAATTACCTTGAGAATGTTTAAATTTGACCCAATAATCGGTTGAAACGAGCCAGCATAGGTTAATTCATATCACAACAGTTAGGTTTGTCCATTCTTGACCCAACGACTGGTTCAAAGAACCCAACATTTGTTAGAGTGTAGGAACATGTGTATAAAGGCTATcagatcattttaaaaatgtttttttttattcagtatcaTAGCAAACTTGTATTAAGTACAACTTTTCTCTTTGATATTGTTGTCGTTGAGAGGAAAAACCATGCAAACCACGAAAAATTCCCTTCAGGAATGTTCTCAAACAGTTGTCAAAACGGAAcctaaaaacaaacactcattGCTGATATGTTGTATATGAAACAAAGGCTAAAAAAAACGTTGTCCGTTACAGTTGTCACCTGTTAGTTCAGCTTCAGATGGTCATGGTGTGTGTGCGCTTAATCTTTTGTTATGTCAGTTGAATATGCAGTATGTGAAAAAACtgatgtttggtttgttgtCAAGTGAGAAAGGTTGCACGGATGCTGTTCAGTGGTCTGTTGAACCCCATTATGTTCGTAAACAGCAGCTGATTTAGTTGCTGAGAGAttgaagaaaatgtaaacattagcAGTGATGTGTGACATCTCAAAgggacttttttttaataaaccaaaCCATGCTACCAAAGTATAAATTGGTGTGCTGTAGGTAAAAAAAGAGTTGGGGAAATTCAAGTGGGTGCTTAAATATAGTAAACCCTGCGAGGATAAAAGTAAATTCTGTCAACCAGAGCTCACCTGTCAAGTTTCAGTGAGACAACGACAGAGGTCTCAGgtgcagacagcgggtaaggTAACAAAGAATctttaataaaagaacaaaacagcaaacaaaaacccacaatggggaaaaacaGGGCACgacagaaataataaatgaaaggtACACAGGAACTAGACTAACTATACTTAAACTGACAAATACTTAATACAATACTTGACAAGATGGCAATAGACTAACataaaactacacttactttgactAAGACTAGTGGAAATCTCAAAGGTTCGAATAGGACACCGACATGGAACAAAACGAACTAGCACATGACAGCAGAAACGAgggcatatactgtatatacggGAATCAAAAACAGGATAATTAAGGGAACAGGTGtaggggatgaaacactgatgggaaggtaacaaggaaacgagatggcgggaaacgaagacgcagaccggagagagagtgtCAAAAACCGATAGGTTCAccatctctccctccacacaaaacctaaggctatgccatgactccgccccAAGACAAAGAATAGACATATTTACCTATTTTTGCGTTCCACTTTATTTTCCTTTCACAGCAGATTGAAAGTGATTTTGAATCAATAAAAGTGTTATTCTTAGGTGAGCTTTGTATAGGATGTGGTTTGTATTGATAGAACACATATGGATTAAAGACAAAGGGTGAATGTTAAAGTGCATCTGTTGGGTTTACAAACTAaagcattgttttgtttgtatttgggCATCGTTATAATTAACTTAATTTGACATTTACTCTCATCAGAGGCAAAACAATTGAATTACACATGTTCTGAAGAGTGGGTGGGTCGATAGAGTTGGAAATAGAGGCGAAAACACCATTTACCCTGATGGCCTGTTGATGTGAAAATGCCTTTTCCCCCTTCAACCGTTTCATGAAAACTGATCTTTGGGCATCAGAAAGGACACTTGGGCAAATGGGCAGGGCACTCTTATCCCCTCCACCCCCTATGCACGTTCCTGTAAAAGCGTCTTTGATAACAAGCATAGATCACGCTGTTGCATTAGTCAGAGAACTTGATCAACTTCATCAAACCCAATTTCCAGGTGCTTTATATTGTCAATCTGAGAAAGTACAAAAAGTCAACAATAACCCCCTTCGGGAAAATTTGGAAAAACAGGTTATTTCCACGAGCATGCATCCAATTTACATGCAGAAAAGTTCAttgatttcaattttattttatttatttgttatttttgtaatgcatCGATGCAGAACTCCCAAAGACCTCTTGTTCTTGTGTTGTAAACCCACTGATGGAACATAGATGCAGATATGCACTGTGACCCACGTACATGCTCTGAATAAGATATGCTGTGGTCGTCTTGATCATGTAGGTCAGTTCAGTGCACAGAGCGTGTTGTATTTGATGTGGTGTAGGACGCTTCTAAAGTTGAAGATGTGTTATAAGCAGAAGGTGTTATGTGTTATGCATAGGCTGTGTTCCGTATGTGGGTGAAGATGGTTACTTGATAGAGCTGAACCTACGTCTTGGCGGCCTACACGGATACATTAACATTAGTTTCTGTTCTTTCTATATTTGAAATGGCACGCTAGCATCttatgcatttgtttatttctcacGTAAATAAACTGCAGGATGATTTGATGAAAACCATTAGCAGCCTTAAATACTTCCAAGAAATCTTTAATTGGTCTCATTACATTTTCCAGACatagcaacttacattgcattatcatatacatttatacatactgtatgtgggatcccttgggatcgaacccgcaACCTTGAATTGTtcacacaatgctcttaccactgagctacaggaaagctatatatattaatttaatgttctcttgtttttcttgttttctcatgCCAGGCTTCTTAGGGCTGTTTGTTTTTAGGGTCATGCTCTTTAAGGTCATGCTCTTGTGTATATCTGTAATTCGTGTTTTGAACCTCTTGGATTTCCCACAAATGAGAACTGAGATTCGATTGACAAAGTTACATGGAATAAACACTTCAGGATACAGTAAGAGACAGCCCCCACATACAGTCTTTCAGAGAATGAGGAGGTTTCTTTGTAAAGATAATGCAGTGAAAAAATCATTCACAGTCTGGGAGATGTGGTCACTACGAAAAAGAACATATTAGACAACTATAAAGGGATTTCACAAAGAACATGTTTGGGTTCAGACAATATTTTGTCTAGAGGCTCTAATCAGGGTCCTTCCTGCACAGATTTTTAGACCACTACGCAGGATGTAAACACTGGCGCAGAAGCACTTGCgatttcatctttatttttattaattaaaccaacatatataattaaatcttaaacatattCTCTTATAAACGTTCcgttgtttgtatttttttttaaatgttaaaactgaaacaggaagttcttcagGACCATCGCTGGATTAGTGTTGCTTGCGTTTTCCAAAGTGGTCTTAAGGTATCTTTATGACCACATATTTGGGTCCTGGaagtttttaaagtttataaCATGTTGGAGCAGGTGACAGTCAGAGGTTTAGAATGATCAGGGACTTTCAGACAAACAGTCATGCACATGTTGTGCGTTAACAACAAATGATCTAATCATGACTAATAAAGTCTGGTGAGATATCACATAGTGAACCCATGATGAAGAGTCTGATTTGTTTCCCTGTGAATATGTCTATTATTTTTATGACCATAtttgtactgtaaaaataaagggTTGTTTGTTACAGTCTGTGTATGTCAGCCCTGCGTGTTTATTCATCTGTgctgtaaagaattataaccagtTTTTCACTAGAAACAGAGATGTCTTGTGtgcttttgaataaaagcaaGCCTGTGTATGGTTCTGAATGAATGTGAATACAATACAAATGATGAATAGTCATATTTTTTAGGAGGAAGGCAATAAATGCAAGGCAGAAGATTCTCTAATGGGCTTCAacatataaattgttttttcccccaaaaatacaaCAGATGTAATGATACATTTAATCGAAACTCTATAAAATGAAGTCAGAATGAGAAAATTTCACCCCACCCAAACCCAAACCGAAAACACTCCGCAGTGTTTTCAGAGTGTCGAGGAACTGAAATAACTTCGCGtcaatgtttttctctctcccacGAAAACAGTAATTATTGTATGTTTCTATACGGGATTATATATATCCACACGCTGCAATTTTattaatgaatttatttaacttattttgagtgcatttttctttgtgttgatcTTTCTATCTCGGACTGTTATTTTTTCTATCGCTTCTGTTCTCGTCTATTTTGGATTTTCGATCTTGGAGAAGTGAAAACTAATGCCAGCCAGATATAGGTCCACACCATGAGCAACAGAAGCTTTTTGGATGACTATTTGAAAATATGACATATATATTGGTTTTATTCGCTCTGCGCTTATGGCTTGCACGTGGtaagtgttttgtgttattaaaatgaattaggAAAACGATTAACTCTTGTGTAAATCATATGATaggctatatatatacatataggcTATAccgtgttttatttttactgaagCCGACAAAAAGTCTAAATAGAGCTTCCGATCAATTGTTTATTATGAATGACGTTCATAATGCAAAGTATTGCGTAAACACCACGCATGCTGATTGAATGCACAGTTTTAAGGCACAATAGATAACTTTTAGAAAATGGATAAGACCGGAAAGGAGCTATTTTTGAAATAAAGCGGTAAGTGGAACCGCCTTTTAAAACCGTATAACCGGGTCAAAGTGCGAAAAAACCCTCTACAGGCTGCGCGGGCATATCCCGTATCTACCCGCGTCCCACTGAAACATCATCACCCAACGATCAACGGAACTGCCAAAGAGATAATACtagtaaaataatgtgttttttctcacctgattttatttaaagtatggTGAAGTCGGCTAAAATGTGACACGTTTTGGTAAATGACTTAGAAAAGCTACCATAAAATAAACCACACATGAGAAAATATCATGGGTCTCATATGATGTTTCATAATTTCTCACTTTGTGTTTCAGTTGATGCAGATgtagtgaagtcagtgtcagtgatggagggagactATGTCACTCTTCACACTGATCTTGctaaaaaccagacagacattACAATAACATGGAGTTTTGGACTTGAAGCGACTCGTATAGCTGATATCTTAAAAAGGGATCAAATGAACCATTTCTTTGTTAGTAAGGATGGGACATTCAGAGATCATCTACAGTTGGacaatcagactggatctctcaccatcacaaacatcagaactgaacacactggactttataaactatttattaGCAGGGACAAGgtctcattttttgtttttaatgttactgTACATGGTGAGTAATgcttaattatataaaaatgaacatctAGTTGTCTGTAGGTAAAGTATTTATATCTGTCATATTTTCCAGCTCGTctgtctgttcctgtcatcatcacaaactcttctcaatgttcttcatcatcaaaaagatcttcaaaatgtgtgttgttgtgttcagtgatgactgtgacacatgtgagtctctcctggtacaaaggaaacagtttattgtccatcatcagtgtgtctgatctcaacatcagactctctctgcctctggaggtggaatatcaggatacaaacacatacagatgtgtcatcaacCATACCATCACAAACCAAACTCAACATCTGGACATCAACAATGTCTGTAAATCATGTTCAGGTAACAGCAGTAAAATGAGTTATTGGTTTTTAATGGCTGTTCCCTTCATTATACAATATCATGCTTGAACTCACACATACATTTCTGAATTTGTTCATCACAGCACTCATGATGAAGCCACACTGGGTGGGAATCACAGTTTTTATTGTAATGCTGGTTATGACGACTGCAGCTCTGGGTGTAATGTGGTTTCTCTACTACAGGAAAACTAGACACAGAGGCAagtattatatgtttttaattgtattagtTTCTTATTAGAGTCTTTCATGTGGTGTGAAAACTGATTATTATTGTAAACAGTTCAGACTCATGATGAGGAAGAGCTTCATTATGCAGATACAACATTTAGTGCACGCCATAATGAGATTTCGGTAAGAGTTTGTGTTGCTGTGTGCGTCTGTATCTTGCTATTTGTGCCCCTTTGGTTTCTGTCAAAGATTTGGTCTCTACAagcaaaaaaagtgttttatgtgCTACTTTTGTAAGTGGTGATCCATCAGGCGTCAAGCTGTCTAAAAAATCTCTGGATGCTTGCGATACATTTGTGCTGTATAGGGCTAAATAAATACCTCAGACAGCTGCGACTGAActcaaaccacacacacacacacacacatataaccGAATTTGTGACTGAATACAAGTAAATTTGTACGAAGtgaaatgctttgtttgttttgtctcttgGCTTATGTCTAAGTATGTAATGTCTGTACAGCTCTACAAAGGCAAAACATTGtaacaacaaacacaatttttattttcacacactgaCTCATAGCAAAGCTAACCCAAA
Coding sequences within:
- the LOC130429710 gene encoding uncharacterized protein LOC130429710 isoform X1, which codes for MMYKPGFFALCFWLALGVFGVDADEVTSVSVMEGDSVTLHTNLTHIQTDVQILWTFKLNTRLAEIIKREQMNIFFVSEDVIFRDHLQMNNQTGSLTITNIKTEHTGLYQLQIISDKISYTSFTVIVHARLAVPVIIRDSSQCFSSSERSSVSKCVLLCSVMNVTHVSLSWYKGNSLLSSISVSDLNIRLSLPLELEYQDNNTYRCVVSNPVSNQTQHLDINELCESCSAHIQNPYLVGITVFLVMLVVATAAVSVMWFLYNRKTRHRVQTRDEEEIHYAETTFSARHIEIPVRDCVAVCICILLFETLWFLSKL
- the LOC130429710 gene encoding uncharacterized protein LOC130429710 isoform X5; this encodes MEGDSVTLHTNLTHIQTDVQILWTFKLNTRLAEIIKREQMNIFFVSEDVIFRDHLQMNNQTGSLTITNIKTEHTGLYQLQIISDKISYTSFTVIVHARLAVPVIIRDSSQCFSSSERSSVSKCVLLCSVMNVTHVSLSWYKGNSLLSSISVSDLNIRLSLPLELEYQDNNTYRCVVSNPVSNQTQHLDINELCESCSAHIQNPYLVGITVFLVMLVVATAAVSVMWFLYNRKTRHRVQTRDEEEIHYAETTFSARHIEIPVRDCVAVCICILLFETLWFLSKL
- the LOC130429714 gene encoding uncharacterized protein LOC130429714, with the translated sequence MTYILVLFALRLWLARVDADVVKSVSVMEGDYVTLHTDLAKNQTDITITWSFGLEATRIADILKRDQMNHFFVSKDGTFRDHLQLDNQTGSLTITNIRTEHTGLYKLFISRDKVSFFVFNVTVHARLSVPVIITNSSQCSSSSKRSSKCVLLCSVMTVTHVSLSWYKGNSLLSIISVSDLNIRLSLPLEVEYQDTNTYRCVINHTITNQTQHLDINNVCKSCSALMMKPHWVGITVFIVMLVMTTAALGVMWFLYYRKTRHRVQTHDEEELHYADTTFSARHNEISKADEHTVYSSVALS